From one Streptomyces sp. NBC_01478 genomic stretch:
- a CDS encoding YceI family protein, whose translation MNLFNRAAPLRRSAPPATAPQRPAAPPAFTSSGLPDPDLAALTGEWMIDPAHSRIGFSVRHAMVTTVRGSFAEYKSRLYFDGGNPARSRAEIVVSTGSVDTGVEQRDAHLVGRDFLDSATFPRMRFASTAVQMAGNDVYRMLGDLTIKDVSRPVVLELTYIGHVTDPFGYERAGFDGTTTIDRSDWGLTYNSRLAEGGAMVSEKVRLQFDIAAIRTAPTD comes from the coding sequence ATGAACCTGTTCAACCGTGCTGCGCCCCTCCGCCGCTCGGCACCCCCCGCCACCGCCCCGCAACGCCCGGCCGCCCCACCGGCCTTCACCTCCTCCGGCCTGCCCGATCCCGACCTGGCGGCGCTGACCGGAGAGTGGATGATCGACCCCGCGCACAGCCGGATCGGCTTCTCCGTCCGGCACGCGATGGTGACGACCGTGCGCGGGTCTTTCGCCGAATACAAAAGCCGGCTCTACTTCGACGGCGGCAACCCCGCCCGTTCGCGGGCGGAGATCGTGGTGTCCACCGGCAGCGTCGACACCGGCGTGGAACAACGCGACGCGCACTTGGTCGGCCGTGACTTCCTGGACTCCGCCACGTTCCCCCGGATGCGGTTCGCCAGCACCGCCGTGCAAATGGCCGGCAACGATGTCTATCGCATGCTCGGTGACCTCACCATCAAGGACGTCTCCCGTCCCGTCGTCCTGGAACTCACCTATATCGGCCATGTCACCGACCCGTTCGGCTACGAGCGCGCGGGCTTCGACGGCACCACCACCATCGACCGCTCCGACTGGGGTCTGACCTACAACTCCCGGCTGGCCGAGGGCGGTGCGATGGTGAGCGAGAAGGTGCGGCTCCAGTTCGACATAGCGGCGATCCGTACGGCGCCGACCGACTGA
- a CDS encoding cytochrome P450, whose translation MTTPQHPEDFLHSIRTRSAAEDGIFWVDDTRLGVFEPEAARRVSAENWHRFVLHDRLIDMLRRRRSPEVRWSEIRSAWLTQLHTLSTPEHHGSLVDRMQRIIDERLGEGVDLVMLTQDVALRSMLPVALSGLTSSEAEVVRRDLELKLLRLVSPEPAGVWHHLKFIAVQLRSGLVVRRVLRQRADGRRGRELDLADPFVDLLPRLGMDRALDVVTTVLTAIGGPPGTAAASLLYEFVRHPEWQERLTEELSAVDPVAFRTAPTHAAPVTHRFVKEVLRLWSPPLLLVRRTKFPFDFGKARLEPGDWYLLSPHLIHRDERVWKQPDVFDPDRFLPGAPHGPADRSCYVPFGWAPKKCVGANIGTVQLMALCHLLCTRYRLTVDRPESLTMALRFAPVPEDFRGRLALR comes from the coding sequence ATGACCACACCGCAGCACCCCGAGGACTTCCTGCACTCCATCCGTACGCGCAGCGCCGCCGAGGACGGGATCTTCTGGGTCGACGACACCCGGCTCGGTGTGTTCGAACCGGAGGCCGCGCGCCGGGTCAGTGCCGAGAACTGGCATCGGTTCGTCCTGCACGACCGGCTGATCGACATGCTGCGGCGACGGCGCAGTCCCGAGGTGCGGTGGAGCGAGATCCGTTCCGCCTGGCTCACCCAGTTGCACACGCTGTCCACGCCGGAGCACCACGGCAGCCTGGTCGATCGCATGCAGCGGATCATCGACGAGCGGCTCGGCGAGGGCGTGGACCTGGTCATGCTCACCCAGGACGTGGCGCTGCGGTCCATGCTGCCGGTGGCGCTCTCGGGCCTCACGTCGAGTGAGGCCGAAGTGGTGCGCCGGGACCTGGAGTTGAAGCTGCTGCGGCTCGTCTCGCCCGAGCCGGCGGGGGTTTGGCACCATCTGAAGTTCATCGCCGTACAACTGCGGTCCGGGCTCGTCGTGCGCAGGGTGCTGCGGCAGCGCGCGGACGGCAGGCGGGGGCGCGAGCTGGACCTCGCCGATCCCTTCGTCGACCTGTTGCCCCGCCTCGGCATGGACCGCGCGCTGGACGTGGTGACCACCGTCCTCACCGCGATCGGCGGGCCGCCGGGCACCGCCGCCGCGAGTCTGCTGTACGAGTTCGTCCGGCATCCCGAGTGGCAGGAGCGGCTCACCGAGGAGCTGAGCGCCGTGGATCCGGTGGCGTTCCGTACGGCTCCGACGCACGCGGCGCCGGTCACGCACCGGTTCGTGAAGGAGGTGCTGCGGCTGTGGAGCCCGCCGTTGCTGCTGGTGCGGCGTACCAAGTTCCCCTTCGACTTCGGCAAGGCCCGGCTGGAGCCCGGCGATTGGTATCTGCTGAGCCCGCATCTGATCCACCGTGACGAGCGGGTCTGGAAGCAGCCGGACGTCTTCGACCCGGACCGCTTCCTGCCGGGTGCCCCGCACGGGCCGGCGGACCGCTCGTGTTACGTGCCGTTCGGCTGGGCGCCCAAGAAGTGCGTCGGCGCCAACATCGGGACGGTCCAACTGATGGCCCTGTGCCACCTGTTGTGCACCCGCTACCGCCTGACCGTCGACCGTCCCGAGAGTCTCACGATGGCTCTGCGCTTCGCCCCGGTCCCGGAGGACTTCCGCGGCCGCCTCGCCCTGCGCTGA
- a CDS encoding cytochrome P450: MESSGTRQGYGEAARTPRGVLPRVRDPLALLSAEFDGVHDVWRSAAGTVCVAGPESARAVLGNRDGTVVDMSDFYRTRHGDFGPRAAQIRIGRAARALMRRHLDARRAELPGLVAELLTPGAVWPDAGNLLVLRHLRDLLLHRDAPPQLHTTVERIVRRAVLAGARRRHSPASRLLFRRRALSVLHAEVRTRQRELTGPREPRDLLDVVVGESEPGADPKDLAEVYLSFLFATVGSVGFALGWSVYLLGTHPDSLAAKPSWVVREALRLWPVAWLFARTPSRAQDLGGTAVTPRDQLAVCTYLVHRHPGYWERPDEFVPERWAEGAPDSAYLPFGHGPHTCAGATVTMRLLEDLVELITRDRRLSVTPHDGAGPQVGPALAPPRFTAVLSARPGCPGRR, encoded by the coding sequence ATGGAGTCGTCCGGGACGCGTCAGGGGTACGGCGAAGCCGCCCGCACTCCCCGCGGGGTCCTCCCCCGCGTCCGCGACCCGTTGGCTCTGCTGAGCGCGGAGTTCGACGGCGTCCACGACGTGTGGCGCTCGGCCGCGGGCACCGTGTGTGTGGCCGGGCCGGAGTCGGCCCGGGCGGTGCTCGGCAACCGGGACGGGACCGTCGTCGACATGTCCGACTTCTACCGGACCCGGCACGGGGACTTCGGGCCGCGTGCGGCGCAGATCCGGATCGGGCGCGCGGCCCGCGCCCTGATGCGTCGTCATCTGGACGCGCGAAGGGCGGAGTTGCCGGGTCTCGTCGCCGAACTCCTCACCCCCGGCGCCGTCTGGCCGGACGCCGGGAACCTGCTCGTCCTCCGGCATCTGCGGGACCTGCTGCTGCACCGGGACGCGCCACCCCAACTGCACACCACCGTCGAGCGGATCGTGCGCCGAGCGGTCCTGGCGGGCGCGCGGCGCCGCCACTCGCCGGCCTCCCGGCTGCTCTTCCGGCGCCGTGCGCTGAGCGTGCTGCACGCAGAAGTGCGCACCCGGCAGCGTGAGTTGACGGGACCGCGCGAACCGCGCGACCTGCTCGACGTGGTGGTGGGCGAGAGCGAGCCCGGGGCCGATCCGAAGGATCTCGCCGAGGTCTATCTCTCCTTCCTGTTCGCCACCGTCGGCTCGGTCGGCTTCGCGCTCGGCTGGTCGGTGTATCTGCTCGGCACGCACCCCGACTCCCTTGCCGCGAAGCCGAGTTGGGTGGTGCGGGAGGCGTTGCGGCTGTGGCCGGTGGCGTGGCTGTTCGCCCGGACACCAAGCCGTGCGCAGGACCTGGGCGGGACCGCGGTGACCCCGCGCGACCAACTCGCCGTCTGCACCTATCTGGTGCACCGGCATCCCGGGTACTGGGAGCGGCCGGACGAGTTCGTGCCGGAGCGCTGGGCGGAGGGCGCGCCGGACTCGGCGTATCTGCCGTTCGGGCACGGGCCGCACACCTGCGCCGGGGCGACCGTCACCATGCGGCTGCTCGAAGATCTCGTCGAACTCATCACCCGTGACCGGCGGTTGTCGGTCACCCCCCATGACGGCGCCGGTCCTCAGGTGGGCCCGGCGCTCGCTCCACCGCGTTTCACCGCGGTGCTGAGCGCCCGCCCCGGCTGTCCCGGAAGGAGGTGA
- a CDS encoding purine-cytosine permease family protein: MADSQTSRSRQLQVETHGLDVIADAERKGTPRTLFWPWFGANVSILGLSYGAFALGFGISFWQALVAGVIGIVFSFLLCGFIAVAGKRGSAPTMVLSRAAYGVRGNRLPSVISWVLTVGWETVLTALATMATATVFDRLSWGGGTETKVVALIIVGALIVVGGVMGFDLIMRLQTVITVVTAVLTVVYIALVADHIHWNTVSALPAGSAQEFIGALVFMMTGFGLGWVNAAADYSRYLPRSSSSRGVIGWTTFGASVAPLLLLVFGLLLAGSSSALNKAIAADPIGALTTILPTWFLVPFAVVAVLGLVGGAVLDIYSSGLALLSAGLRVPRYLAALVDGVLMIAGSIYIVFFADNFLGQFMGFLTTLGVPIAAWCGIMLADLALRRRDYDEADLFRPTGRYGDVALTPLLLTLAATAIGWGLVTNTAASWLTWQGYLLDPLGLGGKSGAWAYANLGVLAALALGFLGTLALGRARVQRQERQAASPEAVPAV; this comes from the coding sequence ATGGCGGACTCACAGACTTCCCGGTCCCGGCAGCTCCAGGTCGAGACACACGGCCTCGACGTGATCGCCGACGCCGAGCGCAAAGGCACCCCGCGCACCCTGTTCTGGCCCTGGTTCGGCGCCAACGTCTCGATCCTGGGCCTGAGTTACGGCGCGTTCGCGCTCGGCTTCGGGATCTCCTTCTGGCAGGCGCTCGTCGCCGGTGTGATCGGGATCGTCTTCTCCTTCCTGCTCTGCGGCTTCATCGCGGTCGCGGGCAAGCGCGGCTCCGCGCCGACGATGGTGCTCAGCCGCGCCGCCTACGGCGTGCGCGGCAACCGGCTGCCGTCGGTGATCTCCTGGGTCCTCACCGTCGGCTGGGAGACCGTCCTCACCGCCCTCGCGACCATGGCCACCGCGACCGTGTTCGACAGACTCAGTTGGGGCGGCGGCACGGAGACCAAGGTGGTCGCACTGATCATCGTCGGCGCGCTCATCGTCGTCGGCGGAGTCATGGGCTTCGACCTGATCATGCGGCTCCAGACGGTCATCACCGTGGTCACCGCCGTGCTCACCGTCGTCTACATCGCCCTCGTCGCCGACCACATCCACTGGAACACGGTCAGCGCCCTGCCGGCGGGCTCCGCCCAGGAGTTCATCGGCGCGCTGGTCTTCATGATGACCGGCTTCGGCCTCGGCTGGGTCAACGCCGCCGCCGACTACTCCCGTTATCTGCCCCGGAGTTCGTCCAGCAGAGGCGTGATCGGCTGGACCACCTTCGGCGCCTCCGTCGCCCCGCTGCTCCTGCTGGTCTTCGGCCTGCTGCTGGCCGGCTCCTCCAGCGCGCTCAACAAGGCGATCGCCGCCGACCCGATCGGCGCGCTCACGACGATCCTGCCCACCTGGTTCCTGGTCCCCTTCGCCGTGGTCGCCGTCCTCGGCCTGGTCGGCGGCGCGGTCCTCGACATCTACTCCTCCGGCCTCGCCCTCCTCTCGGCCGGCCTCCGGGTACCGCGCTATCTCGCCGCGCTCGTCGACGGCGTCCTGATGATCGCCGGCTCGATCTACATCGTGTTCTTCGCCGACAACTTCCTCGGCCAGTTCATGGGCTTCCTCACCACCCTCGGCGTCCCCATCGCCGCATGGTGCGGCATCATGCTCGCCGACCTCGCCCTGCGCCGCCGCGACTACGACGAGGCCGACCTCTTCCGACCGACCGGCCGCTACGGCGACGTAGCACTCACACCCCTCCTCCTCACCCTCGCCGCCACCGCGATCGGCTGGGGCCTGGTCACCAACACGGCCGCGAGCTGGCTGACTTGGCAGGGCTATCTGCTCGACCCGCTCGGCCTCGGCGGCAAGTCCGGCGCCTGGGCCTACGCCAACCTCGGCGTCCTGGCCGCACTCGCCCTCGGCTTCCTCGGCACCCTCGCCCTGGGCCGCGCCCGGGTCCAGCGCCAGGAGCGGCAGGCCGCGAGCCCGGAGGCGGTGCCCGCCGTATGA
- a CDS encoding polysaccharide deacetylase family protein gives MARHGGRGWYGRVLAAAVGVTAVAAATSVWTAQAGVVDAQRNGADARPGAASSAPARVATVSEEIVHASDKGAHGVNITIDDGPDPTWTPEVLQVLRENGVKATFCMVGTQAEAHPDLVKAVVAAGHRLCDHTVSHDTTMDKKSEAYQSKEILDAASMITKASGGVRPEYYRAPGGAFTPYSRHLAASQGMRPLGWNVDSKDFELPGTDAIIATVKTEVPNGPTILFHDAGGDRSETVAALREILPWLKQQGYSFGFPVR, from the coding sequence ATGGCACGGCATGGCGGGCGGGGATGGTACGGCCGGGTACTCGCGGCGGCGGTCGGGGTGACGGCGGTGGCGGCGGCCACCTCCGTGTGGACCGCGCAGGCCGGGGTCGTCGACGCGCAGCGGAACGGAGCCGACGCCCGTCCCGGCGCTGCGAGTTCGGCCCCGGCCCGGGTGGCGACCGTCTCGGAGGAGATCGTGCACGCCTCCGACAAGGGCGCCCACGGCGTCAACATCACCATCGACGACGGGCCGGACCCGACCTGGACGCCGGAGGTGCTCCAAGTCCTGCGGGAGAACGGCGTAAAGGCCACCTTCTGCATGGTGGGCACGCAGGCCGAGGCCCACCCCGACCTGGTCAAGGCGGTCGTGGCGGCCGGGCACCGGCTGTGCGACCACACGGTCTCGCACGACACCACGATGGACAAGAAGTCCGAGGCCTATCAGTCGAAGGAGATCCTGGACGCCGCGAGCATGATCACCAAGGCGTCCGGTGGTGTCCGCCCCGAGTACTACCGGGCGCCGGGCGGCGCCTTCACGCCGTACAGCCGGCATCTCGCCGCTTCGCAGGGGATGCGCCCGCTGGGCTGGAACGTCGACTCCAAGGACTTCGAACTCCCGGGCACGGACGCCATCATCGCCACCGTCAAGACCGAAGTGCCCAACGGGCCGACCATCCTGTTCCACGACGCCGGCGGCGACCGCTCCGAGACCGTGGCCGCGCTGCGCGAGATCCTGCCGTGGCTGAAGCAGCAGGGTTATTCGTTCGGGTTCCCGGTGCGCTGA
- a CDS encoding amidohydrolase, translating to MTDHGADLVIRADAIHTLVPGQAPQRALAVRGDRIAALSPDPDGLDAWVGPHTTVHDLPGATVLPAFDDTHTHLIYAALGAYDVPVHQAHDIPEFLDLIRQRAKATPEGEWIRTTTNWQELNLAERRMPTAAELDTATDRHPVLVKRGGHNDIVNSYALRLAGITEDTPVPPGGVIGRDADGRLDGRLIDNAMGLVERLVPGPDRTQRIDGLRLATAQYAATGIGTVRDCAVSPEDYAVLLVAREAGALGIRVRALVSALGMTGAAQVEELLDAMEDWRAGSDPALRVWGVKFGLDGGLEAGATEEPYACDHAFSGTLTWEPDALVEAVEAVVRRGWRVGTHAYGDRAVRTLLDAYERVLTRNPGLPAGTLVMEHGGLAGPEQRARAVELGIPVTIQQPLLHDTAEVEEGFWGPERVARLFPARGWIDLGAEVSAGSDFPVGQFGAMRSVWGMTTRQTVIGVKGPEHAITYDEAVTLHTVNAARLCGDQDLRGTLTPGRLADLTVWDQDPARCPSEALRDLNPVHTIVGGRFVGR from the coding sequence ATGACCGATCACGGAGCGGACCTGGTGATCCGGGCCGACGCGATCCACACCCTGGTGCCCGGCCAGGCACCGCAGCGGGCGCTGGCCGTGCGGGGCGACCGCATCGCGGCCCTCTCGCCGGACCCGGACGGACTCGACGCCTGGGTGGGCCCGCACACCACGGTCCACGACCTGCCCGGCGCCACGGTGCTGCCCGCGTTCGACGACACCCACACGCACCTCATTTACGCGGCGCTCGGCGCGTACGACGTGCCCGTCCACCAGGCCCATGACATCCCCGAGTTCCTCGACCTGATCCGGCAGCGGGCCAAGGCGACCCCCGAGGGCGAGTGGATCCGCACCACCACCAACTGGCAGGAACTCAACCTCGCCGAGCGCCGGATGCCCACCGCGGCCGAACTCGACACCGCCACCGACCGACACCCCGTCCTGGTCAAGCGCGGTGGCCACAACGACATCGTCAACAGCTACGCGCTGCGCCTGGCGGGCATCACCGAGGACACCCCCGTCCCGCCGGGCGGTGTCATCGGCCGCGACGCCGACGGCAGGCTCGACGGGCGGCTGATCGACAACGCCATGGGGTTGGTGGAGCGCCTCGTGCCGGGACCGGACCGGACGCAGCGGATCGACGGGCTGCGGCTCGCGACCGCCCAGTACGCCGCCACCGGCATCGGCACGGTGCGCGACTGCGCGGTCAGCCCCGAGGACTACGCCGTCCTCCTGGTCGCCCGCGAGGCCGGAGCGCTAGGCATCCGGGTCCGCGCCCTGGTCTCGGCGCTCGGCATGACCGGCGCGGCCCAGGTGGAGGAGCTGCTCGACGCCATGGAGGACTGGCGTGCCGGCTCCGACCCGGCGCTGCGGGTGTGGGGCGTGAAGTTCGGGCTCGACGGCGGCCTCGAAGCCGGCGCGACCGAGGAGCCGTACGCCTGTGACCACGCCTTCTCCGGGACGCTGACCTGGGAGCCCGACGCGCTGGTCGAGGCCGTCGAGGCCGTGGTCCGGCGCGGCTGGCGGGTCGGCACCCACGCCTACGGCGACCGCGCGGTCCGCACCCTCCTGGACGCCTACGAGCGTGTCCTCACCCGCAATCCGGGCCTGCCGGCCGGCACGCTGGTGATGGAGCACGGCGGCCTGGCGGGACCCGAACAGCGGGCCCGCGCCGTCGAGTTGGGCATCCCCGTCACCATCCAGCAGCCGCTGCTGCACGACACCGCCGAGGTCGAGGAGGGCTTCTGGGGCCCGGAGCGCGTCGCCCGGCTCTTCCCCGCCCGCGGCTGGATCGACCTGGGCGCCGAGGTCAGCGCCGGATCGGACTTCCCCGTGGGCCAGTTCGGCGCGATGCGCTCCGTCTGGGGCATGACCACCCGCCAGACCGTCATCGGCGTCAAGGGCCCCGAACACGCCATCACCTACGACGAGGCCGTCACCCTGCACACGGTCAACGCGGCCCGCCTGTGCGGCGATCAGGATCTGCGCGGCACCCTCACCCCGGGCCGCCTCGCCGATCTCACCGTCTGGGACCAGGACCCCGCCCGCTGCCCGAGCGAGGCCCTGCGCGACCTGAACCCGGTCCACACGATCGTCGGCGGCCGGTTCGTCGGGCGGTGA